A portion of the Alicyclobacillus vulcanalis genome contains these proteins:
- a CDS encoding phosphatidate cytidylyltransferase: protein MLKQRVVTAVVAGLVVLFVLLFGGLTGWRCLVWIATLAGVMEFCLMFGQRWFSPSAWFGAVAVTLADWLPRQAFHPFLLFLAVAVVFLLPVVTRRPDDLRTYAVTAFGAFYLAAGGASLISLRGLPEGWFWIWLFLVAAWMCDTAAYFVGRWVQGPKLLPAISPKKTVSGAVGGILGAVIGAWVFGALADPRYGGWVSAAVGLLVAVAGQAGDLVESAYKRAAGVKDSGRMLPGHGGVLDRIDSLLFAAPFALWFISGVLAVAS from the coding sequence ATGCTCAAACAGCGCGTCGTCACGGCTGTCGTCGCAGGACTCGTCGTCCTGTTTGTGTTGTTATTCGGGGGACTGACCGGTTGGCGCTGTCTCGTGTGGATCGCGACGTTGGCGGGCGTGATGGAGTTCTGCCTGATGTTTGGCCAACGCTGGTTCAGTCCGTCCGCGTGGTTTGGCGCCGTGGCCGTCACGCTCGCGGACTGGTTGCCGAGACAGGCGTTTCACCCGTTTCTTCTCTTTTTAGCCGTGGCGGTGGTATTTCTGTTGCCGGTGGTCACCCGCCGGCCGGACGACTTGCGCACGTACGCCGTGACGGCTTTCGGTGCCTTCTATTTAGCGGCCGGCGGGGCGTCGCTCATCAGCCTTCGCGGCCTGCCGGAAGGCTGGTTCTGGATCTGGCTGTTTCTTGTGGCAGCGTGGATGTGTGATACCGCGGCCTACTTCGTGGGCCGATGGGTGCAAGGCCCCAAGCTGCTTCCGGCCATCAGCCCCAAGAAGACCGTGAGCGGAGCCGTGGGGGGCATCCTCGGGGCCGTGATCGGCGCCTGGGTGTTTGGCGCCTTGGCGGATCCGCGCTACGGGGGTTGGGTGTCGGCGGCCGTCGGGTTACTGGTGGCCGTCGCGGGACAGGCGGGCGATTTGGTCGAGAGCGCCTACAAACGGGCGGCAGGTGTGAAGGATTCGGGCCGCATGCTGCCAGGGCATGGCGGCGTTTTGGACCGGATCGACAGCCTGCTTTTCGCGGCGCCGTTCGCGCTGTGGTTCATCTCCGGGGTTTTGGCTGTGGCGTCGTGA
- a CDS encoding isoprenyl transferase: protein MPALFKGFGRSQRASAAAVEQPALDVKPRHIGLIMDGNGRWAQKRGLPRIAGHHAGMLAMKEVIRACDDFGIECVTLYAFSTENWKRPAAEVDYLMRLPEQFFRSEIDELVRRNVRVRFIGDTERLPAHTQDTVRRAMQRTQHNSGMIVNFALNYGGRMEIVAAMERYAREVVEGRATVGQLTEATCDRYLDTAGLPPLDLVIRTSGEIRLSNFLLWQAAYAELWFTDVLWPDFTRDDLYQAICDYAKRKRRFGAIE, encoded by the coding sequence ATGCCAGCCTTGTTCAAGGGTTTTGGGCGTTCACAGCGAGCCAGTGCGGCGGCGGTCGAGCAGCCAGCGCTCGACGTGAAGCCCCGGCATATCGGTCTGATTATGGACGGAAATGGCCGCTGGGCGCAAAAACGCGGTCTTCCCCGAATTGCGGGTCACCACGCAGGCATGTTGGCCATGAAGGAGGTCATCCGCGCGTGTGACGATTTCGGCATCGAATGCGTCACGCTGTACGCTTTTTCGACGGAGAATTGGAAGCGGCCGGCGGCCGAGGTCGACTACCTCATGCGGCTGCCGGAGCAGTTCTTTCGCAGTGAAATTGACGAGTTGGTGCGTCGCAATGTGCGCGTGCGGTTCATTGGTGACACGGAGCGGTTGCCTGCGCACACACAGGACACCGTGCGCCGTGCCATGCAGCGCACGCAGCACAACAGCGGCATGATCGTGAATTTCGCCCTCAACTACGGTGGGCGCATGGAGATTGTCGCGGCGATGGAACGGTACGCCCGCGAGGTCGTGGAGGGCAGGGCGACGGTCGGCCAGCTCACGGAGGCCACCTGCGACCGCTACCTCGACACGGCCGGCCTTCCACCGCTCGATCTCGTCATTCGGACGAGCGGCGAAATCCGTCTGAGCAACTTTTTGCTGTGGCAAGCGGCTTACGCCGAACTCTGGTTTACGGACGTCTTGTGGCCGGACTTTACACGCGACGATCTCTACCAAGCGATTTGCGATTACGCGAAGCGCAAGCGGAGGTTCGGCGCGATCGAGTAG
- the frr gene encoding ribosome recycling factor produces MHEELIQNLQERMDKAVQALRREFATVRAGRAAPSMLDHVMVEYYGTQMPVNQVASVTSPEPRLLVISPWDKSMLSEIEKAIQKSDLGLNPANDGSVIRLTIPALTEQRRQELVKQVRKMAEEARVAIRNIRRDGNEEIKKLEKAGEISEDDVRRLMDRVQQLTDKAIAQVDRLLEDKEKDVTQV; encoded by the coding sequence ATGCATGAAGAATTGATTCAAAATCTCCAGGAGCGGATGGACAAGGCGGTTCAGGCGCTGCGCCGCGAGTTTGCGACGGTCCGGGCGGGCCGTGCCGCGCCCTCCATGCTCGATCACGTCATGGTGGAGTATTATGGGACGCAGATGCCGGTGAACCAGGTGGCGAGCGTCACCTCCCCAGAACCCAGGCTTCTCGTCATTTCGCCTTGGGATAAGTCCATGCTGTCGGAGATCGAAAAGGCCATTCAGAAGTCGGACCTGGGTTTGAACCCCGCGAACGACGGCAGCGTCATTCGATTGACCATACCTGCGCTCACGGAACAGAGGCGTCAAGAACTCGTGAAACAGGTTCGGAAAATGGCGGAAGAGGCCCGTGTCGCCATCCGAAACATCCGCCGCGACGGCAACGAGGAGATCAAGAAGCTGGAGAAGGCGGGCGAAATCTCCGAAGACGATGTGCGGCGGCTGATGGATCGGGTGCAACAGTTGACCGACAAGGCCATTGCACAGGTGGACCGCCTGTTGGAAGATAAGGAGAAGGACGTGACGCAGGTCTGA
- the pyrH gene encoding UMP kinase yields the protein MEGDTMACSLSCHYGLRFSRNGGARVIPKYRRIVLKLSGEALAGQHGFGIDPAVIRDIARQIADVAKLDVQVAIVVGAGNIWRGATGSQMGMDRATADYMGMLATVMNALALQDALEKLGVATRVQSSIHMSEVAEPYIRRRAIRHLEKGRVVIFAGGTGNPFFSTDTTAALRAAEIEAEVILMAKNGVDGVYTADPQKDPTATKYAELDFMEVLKQGLGVMDSTAASLCKDNDIPILVFNINEDGNILRAVMGEKIGTLVGKGDAHA from the coding sequence ATGGAGGGGGACACCATGGCGTGTTCCCTTTCATGCCATTATGGCCTCCGATTCTCGCGCAATGGAGGGGCCCGTGTGATTCCAAAATACCGCCGCATCGTTTTGAAGTTGAGCGGAGAGGCACTGGCGGGACAGCATGGCTTCGGGATCGATCCGGCTGTGATACGCGACATTGCCCGGCAGATCGCCGATGTGGCGAAACTCGATGTGCAGGTGGCCATCGTGGTCGGGGCAGGCAACATATGGCGAGGTGCCACAGGAAGTCAGATGGGCATGGACCGGGCTACGGCGGACTACATGGGGATGCTGGCCACCGTGATGAACGCGCTGGCCTTGCAGGACGCGCTCGAAAAGTTGGGTGTGGCGACCCGGGTGCAGAGTTCCATCCACATGTCGGAGGTCGCGGAGCCTTACATCCGCCGCAGGGCCATTCGTCATCTGGAGAAGGGCCGCGTCGTGATCTTCGCGGGGGGCACGGGCAATCCGTTCTTCTCCACCGATACGACAGCCGCGCTGCGGGCGGCCGAGATCGAGGCGGAAGTCATCTTGATGGCGAAAAACGGCGTGGACGGGGTCTATACGGCAGATCCCCAAAAGGATCCGACGGCCACCAAGTACGCGGAGCTCGACTTTATGGAGGTTCTGAAACAAGGCCTCGGCGTCATGGACTCCACGGCGGCCAGCCTGTGTAAGGATAATGACATTCCCATCCTCGTGTTCAATATCAACGAGGACGGCAACATCCTCCGCGCGGTCATGGGTGAGAAAATCGGCACCTTGGTGGGAAAGGGTGATGCGCATGCATGA
- the tsf gene encoding translation elongation factor Ts produces MAEITAAMVKELRERTGAGMMDCKKALTEANGDMEQAIVILREKGLAQAAKKAGRIAAEGLVEAYIHGGGRIGVLVEVNCETDFVAKNEEFRTFVKDIAMHIAASNPQYVRREEVPQDVIEREREILRAQTLNEGKPENVVDKIVEGRLEKFFKENCLLEQPFVKDPDKTVDTLVKEKIATIGENISIRRFARFVVGEGIERQESNFVEEVMSQVRL; encoded by the coding sequence GTGGCAGAGATCACAGCAGCAATGGTCAAGGAGTTGCGCGAGCGCACGGGCGCCGGCATGATGGACTGCAAAAAGGCCCTCACGGAAGCCAACGGCGATATGGAGCAGGCTATCGTCATTTTGCGCGAGAAGGGCTTGGCGCAGGCTGCGAAGAAAGCCGGGCGAATTGCCGCGGAGGGCCTCGTCGAGGCGTACATTCACGGCGGCGGCCGCATCGGCGTGTTGGTGGAAGTGAACTGCGAGACCGACTTCGTCGCGAAGAACGAAGAGTTCCGCACGTTTGTCAAGGACATCGCCATGCACATCGCGGCGTCGAATCCGCAGTACGTGCGCCGGGAAGAAGTGCCGCAGGACGTGATCGAGCGGGAACGCGAGATCTTGCGCGCGCAGACGCTGAACGAGGGCAAGCCCGAGAATGTCGTTGACAAGATCGTCGAAGGTCGCTTGGAGAAGTTCTTCAAGGAGAACTGCCTGCTCGAACAGCCTTTCGTCAAGGATCCCGACAAGACGGTCGATACGCTGGTCAAGGAGAAGATCGCGACCATCGGCGAAAACATCTCCATCCGCCGCTTTGCCCGGTTTGTGGTCGGGGAAGGGATTGAGCGGCAGGAGAGCAATTTCGTCGAAGAGGTTATGTCGCAGGTTCGCCTGTAA
- the rpsB gene encoding 30S ribosomal protein S2, whose translation MAIISMKQLLEAGVHFGHQTRRWNPKMARYIFTERNGIYIIDLQKTVRKVEEAYNFVRELAASGGTVLFVGTKKQAQEAVKEEAERCGMYYVNQRWLGGTLTNFNTIQKRIRRLQELERMEEDGTFEVLPKKEVILLRKERERLEKFLGGIKGMKKLPDALFIIDPRKERIAVAEARKLGIPIVAIVDTNCDPDEIDYVIPGNDDAIRAVRLLTSKMADAVLEGTQGGEETTA comes from the coding sequence TTGGCGATCATTTCAATGAAGCAGTTGCTTGAGGCGGGCGTGCATTTCGGACATCAGACGCGCCGCTGGAACCCGAAGATGGCGCGCTACATCTTCACGGAGCGGAACGGAATTTACATCATTGACCTGCAGAAGACCGTGCGCAAGGTGGAAGAGGCGTACAATTTTGTGCGCGAGCTCGCGGCGTCCGGTGGCACGGTGTTGTTTGTGGGTACGAAGAAACAAGCCCAGGAGGCCGTCAAGGAAGAGGCCGAGCGCTGCGGGATGTATTACGTCAACCAGCGGTGGCTGGGCGGCACGTTGACGAACTTCAACACGATTCAGAAGCGTATCCGCAGGCTTCAGGAGCTCGAGCGGATGGAGGAAGACGGGACGTTTGAGGTTCTTCCGAAGAAGGAAGTCATCCTGCTGCGGAAGGAGCGCGAGCGCCTGGAGAAGTTCTTGGGTGGCATTAAGGGGATGAAAAAGCTGCCCGACGCGCTGTTCATTATCGACCCGCGCAAGGAGCGTATCGCGGTCGCCGAAGCTCGCAAGCTCGGCATCCCCATTGTTGCGATTGTCGATACGAACTGTGACCCCGACGAGATCGACTATGTGATTCCGGGTAACGACGACGCGATTCGCGCCGTGCGCCTTCTGACGAGCAAGATGGCGGACGCTGTGCTGGAAGGCACGCAGGGTGGAGAAGAGACCACCGCGTGA
- a CDS encoding chemotaxis protein CheD — protein MVEGQAEIRVGIAEGALLCGPGRLVTTGLGSCVGVVIYDPTVEVAGLVHVMLPASPSAETKAPQKYADTAIDWLVGELVRAGASPERFVAKYAGGAQMFQGVRMEALRIGERNVEAVAQELAARGIPVIGRDVGGHQGRTIGFELPSCALTIRTARGETRVL, from the coding sequence GTGGTTGAAGGGCAGGCGGAGATTCGCGTGGGGATTGCCGAGGGAGCTCTGCTCTGCGGTCCAGGCCGACTGGTGACCACAGGACTTGGCTCGTGTGTCGGCGTGGTGATTTACGATCCGACGGTGGAAGTGGCGGGGCTCGTGCACGTCATGCTCCCTGCGAGTCCCTCGGCCGAGACCAAGGCGCCGCAAAAATATGCGGACACCGCCATCGATTGGCTGGTGGGCGAGCTGGTTCGCGCCGGTGCAAGTCCCGAACGGTTCGTCGCCAAATACGCGGGTGGAGCTCAGATGTTTCAAGGCGTGCGAATGGAGGCGCTGCGCATCGGGGAACGAAACGTGGAGGCCGTCGCCCAGGAACTTGCCGCGCGCGGCATTCCGGTGATCGGGCGGGATGTGGGTGGACACCAGGGCCGGACCATAGGGTTTGAGCTCCCGTCCTGTGCGCTCACGATTCGGACAGCGCGGGGCGAAACCCGTGTACTCTGA
- a CDS encoding chemotaxis protein CheC codes for MNPYELSGADLDALREFGNIGAGHAATALSVLLGGVVRMSVTDARLCRFAEVVDVVGGSDAMVVAVYIRIDGEIAGSMFVVLSLESADRLVNGLIPGRQPGEPYGELEYSALGEVGNILSGAYVAAISDLCGFRMAQSIPAVAIDMAAALLDIGLMFGSGEDNEVLLISTRLMHGGREVQAHFFLLPDFESAPKLFDTLRGQMPSG; via the coding sequence ATGAATCCGTATGAGCTGAGTGGCGCCGATCTCGACGCACTCCGGGAGTTCGGGAACATCGGGGCTGGCCATGCGGCAACCGCGCTGTCTGTCCTGTTGGGCGGCGTCGTCCGCATGTCCGTCACGGATGCTCGCCTGTGCCGGTTCGCCGAGGTCGTCGACGTGGTCGGCGGGAGCGACGCGATGGTGGTCGCGGTGTACATCCGCATCGACGGCGAGATCGCAGGCAGCATGTTCGTCGTGCTTTCGTTGGAGAGCGCAGATCGCCTCGTGAACGGGCTGATTCCCGGCCGCCAGCCGGGTGAACCGTACGGGGAACTGGAGTATTCGGCACTCGGGGAAGTCGGGAACATTCTCTCTGGCGCATACGTCGCGGCGATCTCCGACTTGTGTGGGTTTCGGATGGCACAGTCCATTCCTGCGGTGGCCATCGACATGGCGGCAGCCCTTCTCGACATCGGGCTGATGTTCGGAAGCGGCGAAGATAATGAGGTGCTTCTGATTTCGACGCGCCTCATGCACGGTGGGCGGGAGGTTCAAGCGCACTTTTTCTTGCTTCCGGACTTTGAAAGTGCGCCGAAGCTCTTCGACACGCTGCGAGGGCAGATGCCAAGTGGTTGA
- a CDS encoding chemotaxis protein CheW, translating into MDFYVVMRVGSERYGAHVAQVRSVERVSDITPVPRTLSFIKGVMHLRGTIVPVIDLAERVGLQRAADVDGEDRRIVVAEVEDMVVGMLVDAVEDVVPISPEAVEPPPAVVGGLEAVYLRGVAQTGDELLVLLNLERVFSAVEAEQLRQVEKLVHG; encoded by the coding sequence GTGGATTTCTATGTCGTGATGCGCGTGGGCTCCGAGCGCTACGGGGCGCATGTGGCTCAAGTGAGATCCGTAGAGCGCGTGAGTGACATCACGCCGGTACCCCGGACGCTCAGCTTCATCAAAGGCGTCATGCACCTGCGCGGTACCATCGTACCCGTGATCGACCTGGCCGAACGCGTCGGTTTGCAGCGGGCCGCGGACGTGGACGGTGAGGACAGGCGGATCGTGGTGGCGGAAGTGGAGGACATGGTCGTCGGCATGTTGGTCGATGCCGTGGAAGACGTCGTGCCCATTTCGCCAGAGGCCGTGGAGCCGCCCCCAGCCGTGGTGGGTGGGCTCGAGGCGGTCTACCTCCGGGGCGTGGCGCAGACAGGCGACGAGCTCCTCGTGCTTTTGAACCTGGAGCGGGTCTTTTCGGCCGTGGAGGCCGAGCAGCTCAGGCAGGTTGAGAAGTTGGTGCACGGATGA
- a CDS encoding chemotaxis protein CheA has translation MQEEYLDAFLAESMEHVEQLEACCLALERDGFETRLLDEMFRSAHTLKGMSATMGFSQLAGLTHKMEDLLGALRDGRVRFESAHIDVLLQAVDRMRARLEAIASSGAEPAEPDHHLLQALAGVRDQAPGAMGDEASSSALVVPWGDLAKQVEAKGQALYAVRIQLAPDCVMPGVRLAMAYQALQSTGELLAADPPEDEVMAGKIESTEALVAVAVRPGEIDRVRQRVLDLTDIARCDVDLVDPEPRADQASQRAQTAEPEPMTPETTGAPSTRETPNRSSSHSREAQLRVPVRKVDALINALSDLVITKTRLTALAASVGDAELRDAVERLDRLTADMQDGLMRLRMVPVESIFQRYPRMMRDLERRLGREFDFVMTGLDTEMDRVVLEEMGEVIVHLLRNAADHGLEPPDVREANGKPRRGTIRLAAYTAGGHVYLEVSDDGQGIDRERVLESAVAKGLVAPEEGAAMPDESVYALLFRPGFSTAKRVSDISGRGVGLDAVREKVEALGGTIRLDSVPGQGTTFTIELPLTLAILSALLVSVRGQVFVIPAANVVDVRRISRDEVRHVHERPVLRDDQGMIPVIDVAERLGLGPRNEAYPQTAVVCWDGRRRLALVVDAVLDELEIVNKPLGKYLQAVREFAGATILGDGRVSLILDVRAIATIA, from the coding sequence GTGCAAGAAGAATATTTGGATGCGTTTTTGGCGGAGTCAATGGAACACGTCGAACAACTTGAGGCGTGCTGCTTGGCGCTGGAGCGCGACGGGTTCGAGACCCGGCTGCTCGACGAGATGTTTCGCTCGGCGCACACCTTGAAGGGCATGAGCGCCACGATGGGCTTCTCCCAACTGGCGGGTCTGACGCACAAGATGGAAGATCTGCTAGGCGCCCTGCGCGACGGGCGCGTCCGCTTCGAGTCTGCGCACATCGACGTGTTGTTGCAGGCGGTGGATCGGATGCGCGCAAGGCTGGAGGCCATCGCGTCGTCGGGGGCGGAACCCGCGGAGCCTGATCACCACCTGCTGCAGGCGCTCGCAGGCGTGCGCGACCAGGCGCCGGGCGCGATGGGCGACGAAGCGTCAAGCAGCGCGCTGGTCGTCCCATGGGGAGATTTGGCGAAACAGGTGGAAGCGAAAGGGCAAGCGCTCTATGCGGTGCGCATTCAACTCGCGCCCGACTGTGTCATGCCTGGAGTTCGGCTCGCGATGGCGTATCAGGCGCTCCAATCGACAGGCGAGCTTCTGGCGGCAGATCCTCCGGAGGACGAGGTCATGGCCGGGAAGATCGAGAGCACCGAGGCCCTTGTGGCGGTCGCCGTGCGTCCGGGCGAGATCGATCGCGTCCGCCAGCGTGTGCTCGACCTCACAGACATCGCGCGCTGTGACGTGGACCTCGTGGACCCAGAGCCTCGCGCCGATCAAGCGTCGCAACGAGCGCAGACCGCCGAGCCCGAGCCGATGACGCCGGAAACGACCGGTGCGCCGTCCACGAGAGAAACGCCCAACCGCTCGTCGAGTCACAGCCGCGAGGCGCAGCTGCGCGTACCCGTGCGCAAGGTCGACGCCCTGATCAACGCGCTCAGCGATCTCGTCATCACCAAGACGCGCCTCACCGCGCTCGCCGCCTCCGTGGGAGATGCGGAGCTGCGCGACGCCGTGGAACGCTTGGACCGCCTGACGGCCGACATGCAGGATGGACTCATGCGGCTCCGCATGGTGCCGGTCGAGTCCATCTTCCAGCGCTATCCGCGCATGATGCGCGATTTAGAGCGCCGCCTCGGGCGCGAATTCGACTTTGTCATGACGGGCCTCGACACGGAAATGGACCGAGTCGTCCTCGAGGAGATGGGCGAGGTCATCGTGCACCTGCTCCGCAATGCGGCCGATCACGGCCTCGAACCGCCGGACGTGCGAGAGGCCAACGGCAAGCCGCGGCGCGGCACCATTCGCCTGGCCGCGTACACCGCGGGCGGCCACGTGTACCTTGAGGTGTCGGATGACGGTCAGGGCATTGATCGCGAGCGCGTGCTCGAATCCGCCGTCGCCAAGGGGCTCGTCGCGCCAGAGGAGGGTGCGGCCATGCCGGATGAGTCGGTGTACGCGCTCCTGTTTCGCCCAGGCTTCAGCACGGCCAAGCGCGTCTCGGATATCTCCGGGCGAGGCGTCGGACTCGACGCCGTCCGCGAGAAGGTCGAAGCGCTCGGCGGCACCATCCGCCTCGATTCCGTGCCTGGCCAGGGGACGACCTTCACCATCGAGTTGCCGCTCACCCTCGCCATCTTGTCGGCGCTGCTCGTCTCCGTGCGCGGGCAGGTGTTTGTCATTCCCGCGGCGAATGTGGTGGACGTGCGCAGGATAAGCCGCGACGAGGTGCGCCACGTGCACGAGCGTCCCGTCCTCCGCGACGACCAGGGGATGATCCCGGTCATCGACGTGGCGGAGCGCTTGGGCCTCGGACCGCGCAACGAGGCTTATCCCCAGACGGCCGTGGTGTGCTGGGACGGGCGGCGCAGACTGGCGCTCGTCGTCGATGCCGTGTTGGATGAGCTCGAAATTGTCAACAAGCCGCTCGGAAAGTATCTGCAGGCCGTTCGCGAGTTTGCCGGCGCCACCATTCTCGGCGACGGCCGCGTGTCGCTCATTCTCGATGTCCGCGCGATCGCGACGATCGCGTAA
- a CDS encoding CheB methylesterase domain-containing protein has product MTDLGMEVRAVIALGASTGGPAAVSAILRDLPLLDTCAVLVAQHLPESFTGAFAERLNRESEWPVCEARDGMRVEGGHGYVAPGGRRTEVYAQGARLVCAVRPPDETDLYLPSIDALFASVAALRGVRVVGVLLTGMGRDGVEGLRAIREAGGYAIAEAAETAVVDGMPRRAREAGWVDEVVPLDAIAARLARVCEAGR; this is encoded by the coding sequence ATGACGGACCTTGGCATGGAGGTGCGCGCCGTCATCGCGTTGGGCGCGTCCACGGGCGGCCCGGCTGCCGTCTCGGCGATCTTGAGGGATCTTCCGCTTCTGGATACGTGTGCTGTCCTTGTTGCGCAGCACCTGCCTGAGTCGTTCACAGGGGCGTTCGCAGAGCGACTGAACCGGGAGAGCGAATGGCCGGTTTGCGAGGCGCGCGACGGCATGCGGGTGGAAGGCGGACACGGCTACGTCGCGCCGGGTGGAAGGCGCACAGAGGTGTATGCGCAGGGGGCGAGGCTCGTCTGCGCCGTGCGCCCGCCCGACGAGACGGACCTCTACCTGCCTTCCATCGATGCGCTCTTTGCGAGTGTGGCTGCCCTGCGGGGCGTGCGCGTGGTGGGCGTTTTGCTCACTGGCATGGGGCGGGACGGGGTCGAGGGGCTTCGGGCGATCCGCGAGGCCGGAGGGTATGCCATCGCAGAAGCCGCCGAGACCGCGGTCGTCGACGGGATGCCTCGCCGAGCTCGGGAGGCCGGCTGGGTGGACGAAGTTGTGCCGCTGGACGCCATCGCGGCTCGTCTCGCGCGCGTGTGTGAAGCTGGGAGGTGA
- a CDS encoding AAA family ATPase → MADQASRLREQMSLWGRSARAPEAQPADQTSDALLPSAPVFAILSGKGGVGKSNLCVNLALAFAEEVMRVLVIDADAGFADVEILFDSTPLWTLSDVLAGTAMDDALVAPRPNVHVLAGGSGRFVDEIDDESWRRLWSGVVRVSPRYAWVLVDCAPGAHAFAERILRQGAHPICVVTPEPTAITDGYALLKWMRAKGFGVQPWLVVNRAKSRAEAEDTAMRLVDAASKFLQMAVVYAGWVQEDPNVAMSVMARIPVLQHAPASAAAAGIRELARWMKERVGGGGRDRKGGAAP, encoded by the coding sequence ATGGCTGACCAAGCGTCACGCTTGCGTGAACAGATGTCTCTTTGGGGCAGGTCCGCTCGGGCGCCCGAGGCGCAACCCGCGGACCAGACGAGCGATGCGCTACTGCCGTCGGCCCCGGTGTTTGCCATCCTGAGCGGAAAAGGCGGCGTGGGCAAATCGAACTTGTGCGTCAATTTGGCCCTGGCCTTTGCGGAAGAAGTCATGCGCGTGCTCGTCATCGACGCGGACGCGGGGTTTGCCGACGTGGAAATTCTGTTTGATTCCACGCCGCTCTGGACGTTGAGCGACGTCCTCGCGGGCACGGCGATGGACGATGCGCTCGTTGCCCCGCGGCCGAACGTGCACGTCCTTGCGGGTGGAAGCGGGCGGTTTGTGGACGAGATCGACGACGAGAGCTGGAGGCGGCTGTGGAGTGGCGTAGTCCGGGTGTCGCCCCGCTATGCCTGGGTGTTGGTCGATTGTGCCCCGGGTGCGCACGCTTTTGCCGAGCGGATCCTGCGGCAGGGCGCCCATCCCATCTGCGTGGTGACGCCGGAGCCGACGGCCATCACGGATGGCTACGCCCTGCTGAAGTGGATGCGGGCCAAAGGGTTCGGAGTCCAACCGTGGCTCGTTGTGAATCGCGCGAAATCGCGCGCGGAGGCGGAGGACACGGCGATGCGTTTGGTGGATGCGGCGTCCAAGTTTCTACAGATGGCCGTCGTGTACGCCGGATGGGTGCAAGAGGATCCGAACGTCGCCATGAGCGTGATGGCGCGGATCCCCGTGCTGCAGCACGCGCCCGCTTCAGCTGCCGCGGCCGGGATTCGGGAGCTGGCGCGCTGGATGAAGGAACGGGTGGGAGGCGGAGGACGGGATCGCAAAGGGGGAGCGGCCCCATGA
- the flhF gene encoding flagellar biosynthesis protein FlhF, translated as MIVRRYVVREMPEAVASIRRELGQDAVILSTRNIRVRKWLGLKSERRIEVMAAAKEDFAASAGANFGQALKKAMSEPRDVFTPAAPGPDAWSELTSELAEIKRMLAENRSKPTAPPLTAPEPHERWRAFLLAEGVDSVLADRWARMAVLGAEEAASATGPKEQLIGAVASDLGPLADPAPIRRDSRIVAFVGPTGVGKTTTIAKIAALHVLAGQRRVGLLTTDTFRIAAVEQLRTYADILNVPIAIADEPDDVPAALASLGACDLVLVDTAGRNFLHGSSIEQIKRMLSPIEADEVLLVVSLTTKPADALKMAKMAKPLGVDKFIFTKLDETESVGMIPSLVALCQWPVAYVTTGQNVPDDIDIVSVRDVLQAWKEARHDG; from the coding sequence GTGATCGTTCGCCGTTACGTCGTCAGGGAAATGCCTGAGGCCGTCGCGTCGATCCGCCGGGAACTGGGGCAGGACGCCGTGATCCTGAGCACGCGAAACATTCGCGTGCGCAAGTGGTTGGGGCTCAAATCCGAGCGGCGGATCGAAGTGATGGCCGCGGCGAAGGAGGACTTCGCCGCAAGCGCAGGAGCGAATTTTGGACAGGCGCTCAAGAAAGCCATGTCGGAGCCGCGAGACGTCTTCACCCCCGCCGCGCCGGGGCCCGACGCATGGTCAGAGCTGACGAGCGAACTTGCGGAGATTAAGCGCATGCTCGCGGAGAATCGCTCGAAACCGACCGCGCCGCCGTTGACGGCCCCCGAGCCGCACGAGCGGTGGCGCGCGTTTTTGCTCGCGGAGGGCGTGGACAGCGTGCTCGCGGACCGCTGGGCGCGGATGGCCGTTCTGGGCGCTGAAGAAGCCGCGTCAGCAACCGGCCCAAAGGAACAGCTGATTGGCGCCGTTGCGTCCGATCTCGGCCCGCTCGCCGACCCGGCCCCCATCCGCAGGGATAGCCGGATCGTCGCGTTCGTGGGCCCGACCGGCGTGGGGAAGACGACGACCATCGCGAAGATTGCCGCGCTGCACGTCTTGGCGGGTCAGCGGCGGGTGGGGCTTTTGACGACGGATACGTTTCGCATCGCCGCGGTGGAACAGCTGAGGACGTACGCTGACATCCTGAACGTCCCCATCGCCATCGCGGATGAACCGGACGACGTGCCTGCCGCGCTGGCGTCGCTTGGGGCTTGCGATCTCGTCCTCGTCGACACGGCGGGGCGCAACTTCCTCCATGGGTCCTCCATCGAGCAAATCAAGCGGATGCTTAGCCCTATCGAGGCGGACGAGGTCTTGCTCGTGGTGTCCCTCACCACGAAACCGGCCGACGCGTTGAAGATGGCCAAGATGGCGAAGCCGCTCGGTGTGGACAAGTTCATTTTCACGAAGCTGGATGAAACCGAATCGGTCGGCATGATTCCGAGCCTCGTGGCGCTGTGCCAATGGCCCGTGGCCTACGTGACGACTGGGCAAAACGTGCCCGACGATATCGACATTGTGTCCGTCAGGGACGTCCTTCAGGCGTGGAAGGAGGCCCGCCACGATGGCTGA